A single Anas acuta chromosome 27, bAnaAcu1.1, whole genome shotgun sequence DNA region contains:
- the PCNA gene encoding proliferating cell nuclear antigen: MFEARLVQGSVLKRVLEALKDLITEACWDLGSGGISLQSMDSSHVSLVQLTLRSEGFDTYRCDRNIAMGVNLSSMSKILKCAGNEDIITLRAEDNADTLALVFEAPNQEKVSDYEMKLMDLDVEQLGIPEQEYSCVVKMPSAEFARICRDLSHIGDAVVISCAKDGVKFSANGELGNGNIKLSQTSNVDKEEEAVTIEMNEPVQLTFALRYLNFFTKATPLSPTVTLSMSADVPLVVEYKIADMGHLKYYLAPKIEDQQEGS, encoded by the exons ATGTTCGAGGCGCGGCTGGTGCAGGGCTCGGTGCTCAAGCGGGTGCTGGAGGCCCTCAAGGACCTCATCACCGAGGCCTGCTGGGACCTGGGCTCGGGCGGCATCAGCCTGCAGAGCATGGACTCCTCGCACGTCTCCCTGGTGCAGCTCACGCTGCGCTCCGAGGGCTTCGACACCTACCGCTGCGACCGCAACATCGCCATGGGCGTCAACCTCTCCAG catgtccaaaatactgaaatgtgcTGGAAATGAAGACATCATAACGCTCAGAGCAGAAGACAATGCGGATACATTGGCTCTAGTGTTTGAAGCACCAA ATCAGGAAAAGGTTTCTGATTATGAGATGAAGCTAATGGATCTTGATGTGGAGCAGCTTGGAATTCCA gaaCAGGAATATAGTTGTGTAGTGAAAATGCCTTCTGCTGAATTTGCACGCATCTGTAGAGATCTCAGCCATATTGGTGATGCAGTTGTCATCTCCTGTGCAAAAGATGGTGTAAAATTTTCAGCTAATGGAGAGCTAGGAAATGGAAACATCAAGCTGTCACAGACTAGTAATGTggacaaagaagaagaagct GTTACAATAGAGATGAATGAGCCAGTCCAACTGACCTTTGCTCTGAGGTACTTGAATTTTTTTACCAAAGCTACTCCTCTGTCACCTACAGTAACACTCAGCATGTCTGCAGATGTTCCTCTGG ttGTGGAGTACAAGATTGCTGATATGGGACACTTAAAATACTATCTGGCTCCAAAGATTGAAGACCAACAAGAAGGTTCTTAA